The Beijerinckiaceae bacterium RH AL1 genome has a segment encoding these proteins:
- a CDS encoding Cytochrome B (ID:RHAL1_02956;~source:Prodigal:2.6) has protein sequence MTEQSFATSQKLVHWLMAICIIAMLFIGVGMVSTVKPDYLALTSIHKSLGIAILALVVIRIALRLTLGAPPLPADLPGPLKLGARLSHVALYGLMIVMPLLGWAMLSAAQYPIVVFGGLRLPPILPPNASLHAVLWDLHASLAYLFFAVVLMHIAAALFHALIRRDGVFEAMAAFGRPKVAPAE, from the coding sequence ATGACCGAGCAGTCCTTCGCGACCTCGCAGAAGCTCGTGCACTGGCTGATGGCGATCTGCATCATCGCGATGCTGTTCATCGGCGTCGGCATGGTCTCGACCGTGAAGCCCGACTACCTGGCGCTGACCTCGATCCACAAGTCGCTCGGCATCGCGATCCTGGCGCTGGTGGTAATCCGCATCGCGCTGCGCCTGACCCTCGGCGCACCGCCGCTGCCGGCCGATCTGCCGGGGCCGCTGAAGCTCGGCGCGCGTCTCTCGCACGTCGCGCTCTACGGGCTGATGATCGTCATGCCGCTGCTCGGCTGGGCGATGCTGTCGGCGGCGCAGTACCCGATCGTCGTCTTCGGCGGCCTGCGGCTGCCGCCGATCCTGCCGCCCAACGCCAGCCTGCATGCGGTGCTGTGGGACCTGCACGCGAGCCTGGCCTATCTCTTCTTCGCTGTGGTGCTGATGCACATCGCCGCCGCGCTGTTCCACGCGCTGATCCGACGGGACGGGGTGTTCGAGGCGATGGCCGCCTTCGGCCGGCCCAAAGTGGCGCCAGCGGAGTAG
- a CDS encoding Disulfide bond formation protein B (ID:RHAL1_02957;~source:Prodigal:2.6) has product MDAPVAVVERPLVRPAALVLALAVATIAGAFAFQAAGYAPCELCLKERLPYYAGIALAVLTLALAWRGPPALARVGLGLLVVLFLFSAGFGVYHAGVEWKWWPGPTGCTGAINRPTSNADFLQQLHSVHVVRCDAVAIRILGLSLAGWNAIVSLVIAGLAAAGLRR; this is encoded by the coding sequence ATGGATGCGCCCGTCGCCGTCGTCGAGCGGCCGCTGGTGCGCCCTGCGGCGCTGGTGCTCGCGCTCGCCGTCGCCACCATCGCCGGCGCCTTCGCCTTCCAGGCCGCTGGCTACGCCCCCTGCGAGCTGTGCCTGAAGGAGCGGCTGCCGTACTATGCCGGCATCGCGCTTGCTGTGCTCACCCTGGCGCTAGCCTGGCGCGGCCCGCCCGCGCTCGCCCGCGTCGGGCTCGGGCTTCTCGTGGTGCTGTTCCTGTTCTCGGCCGGCTTCGGCGTCTATCACGCCGGCGTCGAGTGGAAGTGGTGGCCGGGCCCCACCGGCTGCACCGGCGCCATCAACCGCCCGACGTCGAACGCCGACTTCCTTCAGCAGCTGCATAGCGTGCATGTCGTGCGCTGCGATGCCGTGGCGATCCGCATCCTCGGCCTGTCGCTCGCCGGGTGGAATGCGATCGTCTCGCTGGTCATCGCGGGCTTGGCGGCCGCAGGCCTGCGCCGCTAG
- a CDS encoding DedA family protein (ID:RHAL1_02958;~source:Prodigal:2.6), with protein MSDTSQALTPAPALAGRRDGPMKRLYHWTLAQAEKPSAPYALGIIAFMESSFFPIPPDVILVPMSLARPRRAWVYALICTIGSVLGALLGYAIGSLLYNTVGLWLIHLYGYGARVVELKALFAQWGWAVILLKGLTPIPFKIVTITCGLLNYPLPLFVALCTLTRGARFFVLAVLLNLFGDTIKGWLERYFGAFMLILVLTIVVGFVIAAKVI; from the coding sequence ATGAGCGACACGAGCCAAGCCCTGACTCCCGCGCCGGCCCTGGCCGGGCGCCGCGACGGCCCGATGAAGCGCCTCTACCACTGGACGCTGGCCCAGGCCGAGAAGCCGTCGGCGCCCTATGCGCTCGGCATCATCGCCTTCATGGAAAGCTCGTTCTTTCCCATCCCGCCGGACGTGATCCTGGTGCCGATGTCGCTGGCGCGCCCGCGCCGCGCCTGGGTCTACGCCCTGATCTGCACCATCGGCTCGGTCCTGGGCGCGCTGCTCGGCTATGCCATCGGCTCGCTGCTCTACAACACGGTCGGGCTGTGGCTCATCCACCTCTACGGCTACGGCGCCCGCGTCGTCGAGCTGAAGGCGCTCTTCGCGCAATGGGGCTGGGCGGTGATCCTGCTGAAGGGCCTGACGCCGATCCCGTTCAAGATCGTCACCATCACCTGCGGCCTGCTCAACTATCCGCTGCCGCTCTTCGTCGCGCTCTGCACGCTGACGCGCGGCGCGCGCTTCTTCGTGCTGGCGGTGCTGCTGAACCTCTTCGGCGACACGATCAAGGGCTGGCTCGAGCGCTACTTCGGCGCCTTCATGCTGATCCTCGTGCTCACCATCGTCGTCGGCTTCGTCATCGCCGCCAAGGTGATCTGA
- a CDS encoding 1-acyl-sn-glycerol-3-phosphate acyltransferase (ID:RHAL1_02959;~source:Prodigal:2.6) yields MILVRSAIFQVVFYTTFILMMLLGLPCLVLPRRATMRLVRTWAWISVKLLALICGTKVEFRHLEHLPKGAALLAVKHQSFLETFALITVLDDFSFILKKELTAIPFFGWYAKRAGQIALDRSKRGATIAGLQRSVRAALAAGRQVVIFPEGTRKPVGAPPDYKAGIAALVGASGMACVPVALNSGVFWPRRGFLRRPGTIVFEFLPPIAPMADKRAFLKALEGAIEPATDSLVAEALAADASLRTVVPQPAAPRCADKAGKSPAIV; encoded by the coding sequence ATGATCCTGGTCCGCTCGGCGATCTTCCAGGTCGTCTTCTACACCACCTTCATCCTCATGATGCTGCTCGGCCTGCCCTGCCTGGTGCTGCCGCGGCGCGCGACGATGCGGCTCGTGCGCACCTGGGCCTGGATCTCGGTGAAGCTGCTTGCGCTGATCTGCGGCACCAAGGTGGAGTTCCGCCACCTCGAGCATCTGCCGAAGGGCGCCGCGCTGCTCGCGGTGAAGCACCAGTCGTTCCTCGAGACCTTCGCGCTCATCACCGTGCTCGACGACTTCTCCTTCATCCTCAAGAAGGAGCTGACGGCGATCCCGTTCTTCGGCTGGTATGCCAAGCGCGCCGGGCAGATCGCGCTCGACCGCAGCAAGCGCGGCGCGACCATCGCCGGGCTGCAGCGCAGCGTGCGGGCGGCGCTCGCCGCAGGGCGCCAGGTCGTCATCTTCCCCGAAGGCACGCGCAAGCCCGTGGGCGCGCCGCCCGACTACAAGGCCGGGATCGCGGCGCTCGTCGGCGCCTCCGGCATGGCCTGCGTCCCTGTGGCGTTGAACTCCGGCGTCTTCTGGCCGCGCCGCGGCTTCCTGCGGCGCCCCGGCACCATCGTGTTCGAGTTCCTGCCGCCGATCGCGCCGATGGCGGACAAGCGCGCGTTCCTCAAGGCGCTCGAAGGCGCGATCGAGCCGGCGACCGACTCGCTCGTCGCCGAGGCGCTCGCCGCCGATGCGAGCCTCAGGACGGTCGTGCCGCAGCCCGCCGCGCCGCGCTGTGCCGACAAGGCCGGGAAGTCTCCTGCGATCGTCTGA
- a CDS encoding protein of unknown function (ID:RHAL1_02960;~source:Prodigal:2.6): MVVVDSAVIFELAPAVGALASLRTHALRDGYHAWHGASGRRYVASVFPFDSSARDAGLPAFEAFVLIAAVADGARRVARRVEVIEWGSVRHRAVAAAIEDGVEEWHVHLLGGSRAEREAIAADLRAASGLGALARTA; this comes from the coding sequence ATGGTCGTGGTAGACAGCGCGGTGATCTTTGAACTGGCGCCTGCCGTCGGCGCTCTTGCGAGCCTTCGCACGCACGCCTTGCGCGACGGCTATCACGCCTGGCACGGCGCCTCCGGCCGCCGCTACGTCGCCTCCGTCTTCCCGTTCGATTCGAGCGCCCGCGACGCCGGGCTGCCGGCCTTCGAGGCCTTCGTGCTGATCGCCGCTGTGGCCGACGGCGCGCGGCGCGTTGCCCGGCGCGTCGAGGTGATCGAGTGGGGCTCCGTGCGCCATCGCGCGGTCGCGGCGGCGATCGAAGACGGCGTGGAGGAATGGCACGTGCACCTGCTCGGCGGCAGCCGCGCCGAGCGCGAGGCGATCGCCGCCGACCTGCGTGCCGCGTCGGGTCTCGGCGCGCTCGCCCGCACGGCCTGA
- the aglA_1 gene encoding putative alpha-glucosidase (ID:RHAL1_02961;~source:Prodigal:2.6), giving the protein MASSDGTGHWWQRAIIYQVYPRSFQDSDGDGIGDLEGIRHRLDHLERLGIDTIWLSPIYPSPMADFGYDVADYGDIDGRFGTMADFDRLIADVHRRGMKLVLDFVPNHSSDHHPWFVQSRSSRESPKRDWYIWRDPKPDGSPPNNWMSHFGGSTWTFDAATGQYYLHSFLKEQPDLNWRNPQVKQAIFDVLRFWLGKGVDGFRVDVIWCLVKDEHFRDNPVNPDWKPGLGDRERLISIYECDRPEMMGLVAEMRAVLDTYPGDRLLIGEIYLPLDRLVAYYGVDLKGAQLPFNFLLIGATWSADSIGRIVADYNAALPAGAWPNWVLSNHDRSRIASRVGPPRRGLRPCCC; this is encoded by the coding sequence ATGGCATCCTCGGACGGCACCGGCCACTGGTGGCAGCGCGCCATCATCTACCAGGTCTATCCCCGCTCCTTCCAGGACAGCGACGGCGACGGCATCGGCGACCTCGAGGGCATCCGCCACCGGCTCGATCATCTCGAGCGCCTCGGCATCGACACGATCTGGCTGTCGCCGATCTACCCCTCGCCGATGGCCGACTTCGGCTACGACGTCGCCGACTACGGCGACATCGACGGACGCTTCGGCACGATGGCCGACTTCGACCGGCTGATCGCCGACGTGCACCGACGCGGCATGAAGCTCGTGCTCGACTTCGTGCCGAACCATTCCTCGGATCATCATCCCTGGTTCGTGCAGAGCCGGTCGTCGCGCGAGAGCCCCAAGCGCGACTGGTACATCTGGCGCGATCCGAAGCCCGACGGTTCGCCACCCAACAACTGGATGTCGCATTTCGGCGGCTCGACCTGGACATTCGACGCGGCCACAGGCCAGTACTACCTGCACTCCTTCCTGAAGGAGCAGCCGGACCTCAACTGGCGCAACCCGCAGGTCAAGCAGGCGATCTTCGACGTGCTGCGCTTCTGGCTCGGCAAGGGCGTCGACGGCTTCCGCGTCGACGTCATCTGGTGCCTCGTGAAGGACGAGCATTTTCGCGACAACCCGGTCAATCCCGATTGGAAGCCCGGGCTGGGCGACCGCGAGCGGCTGATCTCGATATACGAATGCGACCGCCCGGAGATGATGGGCCTCGTCGCCGAGATGCGCGCGGTGCTCGACACCTACCCCGGCGACCGGCTGCTGATCGGCGAGATCTACCTGCCGCTCGACCGTTTGGTCGCCTACTACGGCGTCGACCTCAAGGGCGCGCAGCTTCCCTTCAACTTCCTGCTCATCGGCGCGACGTGGTCGGCCGACAGCATCGGCAGGATCGTCGCCGACTACAACGCCGCCCTGCCCGCCGGCGCGTGGCCGAACTGGGTGCTCTCGAACCACGACAGGTCGCGCATCGCCTCGCGCGTCGGCCCGCCCAGGCGCGGGTTGCGGCCATGCTGCTGCTGA
- the aglA_2 gene encoding putative alpha-glucosidase (ID:RHAL1_02962;~source:Prodigal:2.6) codes for MLLLTLRGTPTIYYGEEIGMLDTPIPPELVQDPSEKRQPGIGLGRDPVRTPMPWDASPTGGFTTGHPWLPLGEHATTNVAAESRDPHSMLSLYEKLIALRHAQPALIGGTIEAIAWGDGVVSYERRLGAARLKIVLNLTREPRHAVGDGGRVLLSTTLSREGEHVSERLDLGADEGVVVALGS; via the coding sequence ATGCTGCTGCTGACGCTCCGCGGCACGCCGACGATCTACTACGGCGAGGAGATCGGCATGCTCGACACGCCGATCCCGCCGGAGCTCGTGCAGGACCCGTCGGAAAAGCGCCAGCCCGGCATCGGCCTCGGGCGCGACCCCGTGCGCACGCCGATGCCGTGGGACGCCTCGCCGACCGGCGGCTTTACCACGGGCCATCCCTGGCTGCCGCTCGGCGAGCACGCGACGACCAACGTCGCCGCGGAATCGCGCGACCCGCACTCGATGCTGTCGCTCTACGAGAAGCTCATCGCGCTGCGCCACGCGCAGCCCGCGCTCATCGGCGGCACCATCGAGGCCATCGCCTGGGGCGATGGTGTGGTCTCCTACGAGCGGCGGCTCGGCGCCGCGCGCTTGAAGATCGTGCTCAACCTGACGCGCGAGCCGCGCCACGCCGTGGGGGACGGCGGGCGCGTGCTGCTTTCGACGACGCTCTCGCGCGAGGGCGAGCACGTGTCCGAAAGGCTCGACCTCGGCGCGGACGAGGGGGTCGTCGTCGCGCTCGGGAGCTGA
- a CDS encoding hypothetical protein (ID:RHAL1_02963;~conserved exported protein of unknown function;~source:Prodigal:2.6) has product MKKLFAALIGALVLSTLVSSAATPAFALGACGPNGHRNVYGRCVFGGQNQAWCLRHTGHMATYVGRGVYRCF; this is encoded by the coding sequence ATGAAGAAGCTGTTTGCCGCGCTGATCGGCGCCCTCGTCCTCTCGACTCTCGTGTCCTCGGCGGCGACGCCGGCCTTCGCGCTCGGCGCCTGCGGCCCCAACGGCCATCGCAACGTCTACGGCCGCTGCGTGTTCGGCGGCCAGAACCAGGCCTGGTGCCTGCGCCACACCGGGCACATGGCGACCTACGTCGGCCGCGGCGTCTATCGCTGCTTCTGA
- a CDS encoding Peptidase S1 and S6 chymotrypsin/Hap (ID:RHAL1_02964;~source:Prodigal:2.6), translating to MITELIHETGADEAALDAYSRTVAHLVDAVGPAVARIETGAKGGRGGIGSGFVIADDGLVLTNSHVVAGAKRVRVVLTEGREAGAEVIGDDPATDLALLRAPLPAGTAVARLGDSKLLRRGHLVVAIGNPLGFESTVTAGVVSALGRSLRGYGGRLIEDVIQTDAALNPGNSGGPLVAGSGEVVGINTAMIGGAQGLCFAVSANTARFVVSEFVAHGHVRRAHLGIEAQTVPVARRIAVAIGSGPRGVRIGALEPGGPAATQGLKDGDLIFELAGQPVGGADDLIRALNADAIGRPTEVAVLRNGRVERITVTPRERK from the coding sequence ATGATCACAGAGCTCATCCATGAGACGGGCGCGGACGAGGCCGCGCTCGACGCCTACTCGCGCACCGTCGCGCACCTCGTCGACGCCGTCGGCCCGGCGGTCGCCCGCATCGAGACGGGCGCCAAGGGCGGACGCGGCGGCATCGGCTCCGGCTTCGTCATCGCCGACGACGGCCTCGTGCTCACCAACTCGCACGTCGTGGCCGGTGCCAAGCGCGTCCGCGTCGTGCTGACGGAGGGCCGCGAGGCCGGCGCCGAGGTGATCGGCGACGATCCCGCCACCGACCTCGCGCTGCTGCGCGCGCCGCTGCCGGCCGGGACCGCCGTCGCGCGGCTCGGCGACTCCAAGCTGCTGCGCCGCGGCCATCTCGTGGTGGCGATCGGCAATCCGCTCGGCTTCGAATCCACGGTGACGGCGGGCGTCGTGTCGGCGCTCGGGCGCTCGCTACGCGGCTACGGCGGCCGCCTGATCGAGGACGTCATCCAGACCGATGCGGCGTTGAACCCCGGCAACTCGGGCGGTCCGCTGGTCGCCGGCTCCGGCGAGGTCGTCGGCATCAACACCGCGATGATCGGCGGCGCGCAGGGGCTTTGCTTTGCGGTCTCGGCGAACACGGCGCGGTTCGTCGTCAGCGAGTTCGTCGCGCACGGCCACGTGCGGCGCGCGCACCTCGGCATCGAGGCGCAGACCGTGCCGGTGGCGCGCCGCATCGCGGTGGCGATCGGCAGCGGCCCGCGCGGCGTGCGCATCGGCGCGCTCGAGCCGGGCGGTCCCGCCGCGACGCAGGGCCTGAAGGACGGCGACCTGATCTTCGAGCTGGCCGGCCAGCCCGTCGGCGGCGCCGACGACCTCATCCGGGCGCTGAATGCCGACGCAATCGGCCGGCCGACCGAGGTCGCCGTGCTGCGCAACGGCCGTGTCGAGCGGATCACCGTCACGCCGCGCGAGCGGAAGTAG
- a CDS encoding Beta-lactamase (ID:RHAL1_02965;~source:Prodigal:2.6) translates to MQTAPTTQTPGIHRKKIGDIVVTAIVDGVLHGNFGIVKAIEEGEAKQQLATQFRSQEPIITINCFVVHTGGKCVLIDSGAGKNPMFAAGALPAALNAAGVSPDSVDTILMTHLHPDHAGGLAGEGGQAIFPNAELLLHEDEAKFWLETSNPPEEMKPYFEAAQTAVAPYKARMRTFAKGEVAPGIESEPLPGHTPGHTGFHITSGNEQLLMWTDIVHLPFLQSRHPEIYLAFDVDPEQAKAHRKRLFDKVATDKLRVAGSHLDFPAFAHLERLGDGGYAFIPEVWRPYI, encoded by the coding sequence ATGCAGACTGCACCGACCACCCAGACGCCAGGCATCCATCGCAAGAAGATCGGCGACATCGTCGTTACCGCCATCGTCGACGGCGTGCTCCACGGCAATTTCGGAATTGTGAAGGCGATCGAGGAAGGCGAGGCCAAGCAGCAGCTCGCGACGCAGTTCCGCTCGCAGGAGCCGATCATCACGATCAACTGCTTCGTCGTCCATACCGGCGGCAAGTGCGTGCTCATCGATTCCGGCGCCGGCAAAAACCCGATGTTTGCAGCCGGCGCTCTGCCCGCAGCCCTGAACGCCGCCGGCGTCTCGCCGGACAGCGTCGACACGATCCTGATGACGCACCTCCATCCCGACCACGCTGGCGGCCTCGCCGGCGAGGGCGGCCAGGCGATCTTCCCGAATGCCGAGCTGCTGCTGCACGAGGACGAGGCCAAGTTCTGGCTCGAGACCAGCAATCCGCCGGAGGAGATGAAGCCTTATTTCGAGGCTGCGCAGACGGCGGTTGCCCCCTACAAGGCGCGGATGCGCACCTTCGCCAAGGGGGAGGTCGCGCCGGGGATCGAGTCCGAGCCGCTGCCGGGCCATACGCCGGGCCACACGGGCTTCCACATCACCTCGGGCAACGAGCAGCTCTTGATGTGGACCGACATCGTCCACCTGCCGTTCCTGCAGTCGCGCCATCCGGAGATCTACCTCGCCTTCGACGTCGACCCCGAGCAGGCGAAGGCGCATCGCAAGCGGCTGTTCGACAAGGTCGCGACCGACAAGCTGCGCGTCGCCGGCTCGCACCTCGACTTCCCGGCGTTCGCGCATCTCGAGCGGCTCGGCGACGGCGGCTACGCGTTCATCCCCGAGGTCTGGCGCCCCTACATCTAA
- a CDS encoding Glucoamylase (ID:RHAL1_02966;~source:Prodigal:2.6), with the protein MGLKIEDYAMIGDCQTAALVGRDGSIDWLCWPRFDSSSMFARILGDEENGRWLLAAADKDAKVTRKYRDKTLILESRWESAEGCAEVIDLMPDARPHCYLVRIVRGLRGKMRFHAELRMRPNYGVAIPWIRRDKDGSLRAVVGPDAMIMRTNIDLQPDMRRHSAEFVVEAGQSVDFVLGYHLSFQEPPPPVDAHKLLEITSDRWHGFTGHFGRETDYLDLVMHSLITLRALIYEPSGAIVAAPTASLPEELGGERNWDYRFCWLRDATFTLLALMNGGYVDEAANWRKWLLRAIGGDPNQIQIMYGIGGEQRLPEAELPLAGYENSRPVRIGNAAAGQLQIDIYGEILDALYQARRHGLNDDEDDWPVQIQLLKHLDEVWCEKDEGIWEVRGGRQHFVYSKVMAWVAYDRAIKTVDEFGLQGPVDHWRKMRDTIHADICEKGWNEKVGAFVQAYGSDKLDASILLMPLTGFLPPEDPRIRRTVEAVERHLLKDGFVARYIPDGDDGLKGSEGAFIACSFWFCDCLTLIGRRDDARKMFERLCTIATDLGFLSEEYDIKNKRLIGNFPQAFSHIALINTAFNLREDRAPAEQRSGHKSDG; encoded by the coding sequence ATGGGCTTGAAGATCGAGGACTACGCGATGATCGGCGACTGCCAGACGGCGGCTCTCGTCGGGCGTGACGGCTCGATCGATTGGCTCTGCTGGCCGCGCTTCGACTCGTCCTCGATGTTCGCCCGCATCCTCGGCGATGAGGAGAACGGCCGCTGGCTGCTCGCCGCGGCCGACAAGGATGCGAAGGTCACGCGGAAGTACCGCGACAAGACGCTGATCCTCGAGTCGCGCTGGGAGAGCGCGGAGGGCTGCGCCGAGGTCATCGACCTGATGCCGGATGCGCGCCCGCATTGCTACCTCGTGCGCATCGTGCGGGGGCTGCGCGGCAAGATGCGATTCCACGCCGAGCTGCGGATGCGCCCGAACTACGGCGTCGCGATCCCGTGGATCCGCCGCGACAAGGATGGCAGCCTGCGCGCGGTCGTCGGGCCGGACGCGATGATCATGCGCACCAACATCGATCTGCAGCCGGACATGCGCCGCCACTCCGCGGAGTTCGTGGTCGAGGCCGGCCAGTCCGTCGACTTCGTGCTCGGCTACCACCTGTCCTTCCAGGAGCCGCCGCCGCCCGTCGACGCGCACAAGCTGCTCGAGATCACGAGCGACCGCTGGCACGGCTTCACCGGCCATTTCGGGCGCGAGACCGATTACCTCGACCTCGTGATGCACTCGCTGATCACGCTGCGCGCGCTGATCTACGAGCCGTCGGGCGCGATCGTCGCGGCGCCGACCGCCTCGCTGCCGGAGGAGCTCGGCGGCGAGCGCAACTGGGACTACCGCTTCTGCTGGCTGCGCGACGCGACCTTCACGCTGCTCGCGCTGATGAACGGCGGCTACGTCGACGAGGCCGCGAACTGGCGCAAGTGGCTCTTGCGCGCCATCGGTGGCGACCCAAACCAGATCCAGATCATGTACGGCATCGGCGGCGAGCAGCGGCTGCCCGAGGCCGAGCTGCCGCTCGCCGGCTACGAGAACTCGCGGCCGGTCCGCATCGGCAACGCGGCCGCCGGCCAGCTTCAGATCGACATCTACGGCGAGATCCTCGATGCGCTCTACCAGGCGCGCCGCCACGGCCTGAACGACGACGAGGACGATTGGCCGGTGCAGATCCAGCTGCTCAAGCATCTCGACGAGGTGTGGTGCGAGAAGGACGAGGGCATCTGGGAGGTGCGCGGCGGGCGCCAGCACTTCGTCTACTCGAAGGTAATGGCCTGGGTCGCCTACGACCGCGCGATCAAGACCGTCGACGAGTTCGGCCTGCAGGGCCCGGTCGACCACTGGCGCAAGATGCGCGACACGATCCATGCCGACATCTGCGAGAAGGGCTGGAACGAGAAGGTCGGCGCCTTCGTGCAGGCCTACGGCTCCGACAAGCTCGACGCCTCGATCCTTCTGATGCCGCTCACCGGCTTCCTGCCGCCGGAGGATCCGCGCATCCGCCGCACCGTCGAGGCGGTGGAGAGGCACCTTCTGAAGGACGGCTTCGTCGCGCGCTACATCCCCGACGGCGACGACGGCCTGAAGGGCAGCGAAGGCGCCTTCATCGCCTGCTCGTTCTGGTTCTGCGACTGCCTCACGCTGATCGGCCGCCGCGACGACGCGCGAAAAATGTTCGAGCGGCTGTGCACGATAGCCACCGACCTCGGCTTCCTGTCGGAAGAATACGACATCAAGAACAAGCGGCTGATCGGCAACTTCCCGCAGGCGTTCTCGCACATCGCGCTGATCAACACGGCCTTCAACCTGCGCGAGGACCGAGCGCCGGCGGAGCAGCGCTCGGGTCACAAGTCGGACGGCTAG
- a CDS encoding hypothetical protein (ID:RHAL1_02967;~conserved protein of unknown function;~source:Prodigal:2.6), whose translation MRFLTGLAVGIMLTIGAAYITDVMHSAPGPDARSAPQMVNWTVVNDNLRGLSTDVQDGWNRLVSATKQVDKKSGI comes from the coding sequence ATGCGCTTTCTGACCGGACTGGCCGTCGGCATCATGCTGACGATCGGCGCTGCCTACATCACCGACGTCATGCACTCGGCGCCGGGCCCCGACGCGCGCTCCGCGCCGCAGATGGTCAACTGGACCGTCGTGAACGACAACCTGCGCGGGCTCTCCACCGACGTGCAGGACGGCTGGAACCGGCTCGTCTCGGCCACCAAGCAGGTCGACAAGAAGTCGGGCATCTAG
- the prrA_2 gene encoding Transcriptional regulatory protein PrrA (ID:RHAL1_02968;~source:Prodigal:2.6): MPVLLVVEDDPDIGALLDRGLGAAGFAVTWVDTTGSALQHFAGHTPDAILLDVMLPDGTGYELCRTFRQKGFHGPILFLSAKDEVSDRADGLAAGGDDYIVKPFAFDELVARLSAQLIRRKASDAPRLPEAGGMTLDIDTRQVRFRNIVARLTQREAELLALFMQSPGKPISRGDIFDRLWLEQGGASLNVVDVYIGYLRGKMSDVVKAGGPSISTVRGRGFMLELPRTDTLR; this comes from the coding sequence ATGCCCGTCCTTCTCGTCGTCGAGGACGATCCCGACATCGGCGCGCTGCTCGATCGCGGGCTCGGCGCCGCCGGCTTCGCCGTCACCTGGGTCGACACGACGGGCAGCGCCCTGCAGCACTTCGCCGGTCACACCCCAGACGCCATCCTGCTCGACGTGATGCTGCCCGACGGCACGGGCTACGAGCTGTGCCGCACGTTTCGGCAGAAGGGCTTCCACGGCCCTATCCTCTTCCTCAGCGCCAAGGACGAGGTGTCGGACCGTGCCGACGGCCTCGCGGCCGGCGGCGATGACTACATCGTGAAGCCGTTCGCCTTCGACGAGCTGGTGGCGCGCCTGAGCGCGCAGCTCATCCGCCGTAAGGCGTCCGATGCGCCGCGGCTGCCCGAGGCCGGCGGCATGACGCTCGACATCGACACGCGCCAGGTCCGCTTCCGCAACATCGTCGCGCGGCTCACCCAGCGCGAGGCCGAGCTGCTCGCGCTCTTCATGCAGAGCCCCGGCAAGCCGATCTCGCGCGGCGACATCTTCGATCGCCTGTGGCTCGAGCAGGGCGGCGCGTCGCTCAACGTCGTCGACGTCTACATCGGCTATCTGCGCGGGAAGATGTCAGACGTCGTGAAGGCCGGCGGGCCGTCCATCTCGACGGTCCGCGGCCGTGGCTTCATGCTCGAGCTGCCGCGGACCGACACGCTGAGGTAG